The Rhopalosiphum maidis isolate BTI-1 chromosome 1, ASM367621v3, whole genome shotgun sequence genome has a segment encoding these proteins:
- the LOC113549274 gene encoding ubiquitin carboxyl-terminal hydrolase 16 isoform X1 produces MAKGKNKKRNRQSSNAPVPLNAGDSSDSGELKSQSTNLLKHPCTHVKKAVNVNNVNKCLQKIVAQCSECKNKNLEELYICLQCGSFHCSNLDVNHIVKHQNTPRSDSHSIAVNIGSLIIICNDCGKEILASSSKKLQIIIDSINHMKQVQTAKNKMNDLPIQGCSTEADAQYDKLISENSLKKCNGVNKSDDDAPSLKKTFELSESITNNVERCKRPRGLTNLGNTCFYNSVLQCLAQTPFLRKFLLDISESGEPMTIKLDNEDITVHQEKWSSLTENLYTTLQEITNERESTFTPSALLDSLRKKCKMFIGYSQHDSHELLRHLLDSVRDDDLKRYKRTIVHHYGLSMNVDPSEVDEKKTAKIKELGKKLQDVLLRPDHVFKGELLSVVQCQTCGHKSEVTESFLDLSLPIAVDKNHPLSFPRKKDNDVFNQSKHQTKKERKLALKQGRRKKHEHKQFNNKMQDPLAVNNDADIEDNMEIETNEVEMSVWKNENKENPESGYGSEKQPSNVTSPSLSITELTTLMNNTPLADPDRQMDADQILDSEKPMDLDSVLPGSPANSPSSPQGSSLDSMRANVSPDYMDVGTDSANENQERNNPTPNVSDNNSDGLFDDSKSEEDVEDEEEGEFSQECPQATLQPQPKCKDSECSVLTCLNQFTASEIMTGNNKVSCERCTEQHKKKTNEDKTIYRQSTKQMLISSPPAILILHLKRFQMCYSTTRKMTRDVSFQWVLDIAPYCSVKCQNKLSQGQNRILYSLYGVVEHNGFLHSGHYLSYVKVRDPVKDDSYRHSFLEGSKTKPPKVIDGNDDPSHLAPSGTWYCVSDSMVRQVTPNVVQNCQAYLLFYERIL; encoded by the exons ATGGCAAAAGGCAAAAATAAGAAACGTAACCGGCAAAGTTCTAATGCTCCTGTTCCACTTAATGCTGGCGATTCGTCAGATTCGGGAGAATTAAAAAGTCAATCAACAAACC TTCTTAAACATCCTTGCACTCATGTCAAAAAAGCAGTCAACGTAAACAATGtaaacaaatgtttacaaaagaTTGTTGCACAGTGTTCtgaatgtaaaaacaaaaacttggaa gagCTATACATTTGTCTACAGTGTGGATCATTTCATTGTTCTAATCTTGACGTCAACCATATTGTTAAACATCAGAATACTCCAAGAAGTGATTCTCATTCTATTGCTGTTAATATCggaagtttaataattat atgcAACGATTGTGGAAAAGAAATATTAGCATCCAGTTCTAAAAagctacaaataataatagattcgATCAATCATATGAAACAAGTACAAacagctaaaaataaaatgaatgatCTTCCAATTCAAGGTTGTTCTACTGAAGCAGATGcacaatatgataaattaatttcag aaaattctTTGAAAAAGTGTAATGGAGTAAATAAATCTGATGATGACGCTCCatcactaaaaaaaacatttgagcTATCTGAAAGTATTACTAACAATGTCGAACGATGCAAAAGACCTAGA ggtTTGACCAATTTAGGAAATACATGCTTTTATAATTCAGTTTTGCAATGTCTTGCACAAACTCCATTTTTAAGAAAGTTTTTACTTGACATAAGTGAATCTGGTGAACCAATGAccataaaattagataatgaagatatt actGTGCATCAAGAAAAATGGAGTTCATTAACTGAAAACTTGTATACCACTCTTCAAGAGATTACAAATGAACGTGAATCGACATTTACACCTAGTGCACTTTTAGAttcattaagaaaaaaatgtaaaatgtttattggcTACAGTCAGCACGATTCTCATGAACTTTTACGTCATCTTTTGGACTCTGTGCGTGATGATGACTTGAAG CGTTATAAAAGGACAATTGTACATCATTATGGTTTATCAATGAATGTTGATCCAAGTGaagttgatgaaaaaaaaactgcaaaaattAAAGAGCTTGGCAAAAAACTACAAGATGTTCTTTTACGTCCTGATCATGTATTCAAAGGTGAACTTTTGAGTGTTGTTCAATGTCAAACCTGTGGTCATAAATCAGAAGTAACAGAAAGTTTCCTAGACTTGAGTTTGCCAATAGCAGTTGATAAG aaccACCCATTATCATTTCCACGTAAAAAAgataatgatgtttttaatcaatctaaacatcaaacaaaaaaagaacGTAAACTAGCATTAAAACAAGGAAGGCGAAAGAAACATGAgcataaacaatttaacaataaaatgcaAGATccattag ctgTGAATAATGATGCGGACATTGAAGACAATATggaaattgaaacaaatgaAGTCGAAATGTCGGTTTGGAAGAATGAAAACAAAGAAAATCCAGAATCTGGATATGGTTCAGAAAAGCAGCCTTCTAATGTTACAAGTCCTTCTCTAAGTATTACTGAACTTACtacattaatgaataatactcCACTGGCTGATCCTGACCGACAAATGGATGCTGATCAAATCTTAGATTCTGAAAAACCCATGGATTTGGATTCAGTATTACCTGGCAGTCCTGCGAATAGCCCAAGTTCACCTCAAGGGTCATCACTTGATTCCATGCGTGCCAATGTCAGTCCAGATTACATGGATGTCGGGACAGATAGTGCAAATGAAAATCAG gaGCGTAACAATCCTACACCAAATGTTAGTGATAACAACAGTGATGGACTATTTGATGATTCAAAAAGTGAAGAAGATGTAGAGGATGAAGAAGAAGGCGAATTTTCTCAAGAATGTCCTCAAGCTACATTGCAACCTCAACCAAAATGTAAAGATAGCGAGTGTTCAGTGTTGACTTGTCTTAATCAATTTACTGCCTCTGAAATAATGACcggtaataataaagtttcatGTGAGCGGTGTACTGAACAACACAAAAAAA AAACAAATGAAGATAAGACAATTTATCGCCAAAGTACTAAACAAATGTTAATTAGTTCCCCTCcagctattttaatattacatttaaaacggTTTCAAATGTGTTATTCAACTACACGTAAAATGACAAGAGATGTATCATTTCAATGGGTTTTGGATATTGCTCCTTACTGCTCTGTTAAATGTCAA aacaaGTTAAGCCAAGGTCAAAACCGAATATTATACTCGCTGTATGGTGTAGTGGAACATAATGGATTTTTGCATAGTGGTCATTATCTTTCATACGTAAAA gttaGAGATCCAGTTAAAGATGATAGCTATCGACACTCATTTTTAGAAGGCAGTAAAACTAAACCACCAAAAGTTATTGATGGCAATGATGATCCTTCACATTTAGCTCCAAGTGGTACCTGGTATTGTGTTAGTGATAGTATGGTTAGACAAGTAACACCAAATGTTGTTCAAAACTGTCAAGCTTACTTATTGTTTTACGaacgaattttataa
- the LOC113549274 gene encoding ubiquitin carboxyl-terminal hydrolase 16 isoform X2 — protein sequence MKQVQTAKNKMNDLPIQGCSTEADAQYDKLISENSLKKCNGVNKSDDDAPSLKKTFELSESITNNVERCKRPRGLTNLGNTCFYNSVLQCLAQTPFLRKFLLDISESGEPMTIKLDNEDITVHQEKWSSLTENLYTTLQEITNERESTFTPSALLDSLRKKCKMFIGYSQHDSHELLRHLLDSVRDDDLKRYKRTIVHHYGLSMNVDPSEVDEKKTAKIKELGKKLQDVLLRPDHVFKGELLSVVQCQTCGHKSEVTESFLDLSLPIAVDKNHPLSFPRKKDNDVFNQSKHQTKKERKLALKQGRRKKHEHKQFNNKMQDPLAVNNDADIEDNMEIETNEVEMSVWKNENKENPESGYGSEKQPSNVTSPSLSITELTTLMNNTPLADPDRQMDADQILDSEKPMDLDSVLPGSPANSPSSPQGSSLDSMRANVSPDYMDVGTDSANENQERNNPTPNVSDNNSDGLFDDSKSEEDVEDEEEGEFSQECPQATLQPQPKCKDSECSVLTCLNQFTASEIMTGNNKVSCERCTEQHKKKTNEDKTIYRQSTKQMLISSPPAILILHLKRFQMCYSTTRKMTRDVSFQWVLDIAPYCSVKCQNKLSQGQNRILYSLYGVVEHNGFLHSGHYLSYVKVRDPVKDDSYRHSFLEGSKTKPPKVIDGNDDPSHLAPSGTWYCVSDSMVRQVTPNVVQNCQAYLLFYERIL from the exons ATGAAACAAGTACAAacagctaaaaataaaatgaatgatCTTCCAATTCAAGGTTGTTCTACTGAAGCAGATGcacaatatgataaattaatttcag aaaattctTTGAAAAAGTGTAATGGAGTAAATAAATCTGATGATGACGCTCCatcactaaaaaaaacatttgagcTATCTGAAAGTATTACTAACAATGTCGAACGATGCAAAAGACCTAGA ggtTTGACCAATTTAGGAAATACATGCTTTTATAATTCAGTTTTGCAATGTCTTGCACAAACTCCATTTTTAAGAAAGTTTTTACTTGACATAAGTGAATCTGGTGAACCAATGAccataaaattagataatgaagatatt actGTGCATCAAGAAAAATGGAGTTCATTAACTGAAAACTTGTATACCACTCTTCAAGAGATTACAAATGAACGTGAATCGACATTTACACCTAGTGCACTTTTAGAttcattaagaaaaaaatgtaaaatgtttattggcTACAGTCAGCACGATTCTCATGAACTTTTACGTCATCTTTTGGACTCTGTGCGTGATGATGACTTGAAG CGTTATAAAAGGACAATTGTACATCATTATGGTTTATCAATGAATGTTGATCCAAGTGaagttgatgaaaaaaaaactgcaaaaattAAAGAGCTTGGCAAAAAACTACAAGATGTTCTTTTACGTCCTGATCATGTATTCAAAGGTGAACTTTTGAGTGTTGTTCAATGTCAAACCTGTGGTCATAAATCAGAAGTAACAGAAAGTTTCCTAGACTTGAGTTTGCCAATAGCAGTTGATAAG aaccACCCATTATCATTTCCACGTAAAAAAgataatgatgtttttaatcaatctaaacatcaaacaaaaaaagaacGTAAACTAGCATTAAAACAAGGAAGGCGAAAGAAACATGAgcataaacaatttaacaataaaatgcaAGATccattag ctgTGAATAATGATGCGGACATTGAAGACAATATggaaattgaaacaaatgaAGTCGAAATGTCGGTTTGGAAGAATGAAAACAAAGAAAATCCAGAATCTGGATATGGTTCAGAAAAGCAGCCTTCTAATGTTACAAGTCCTTCTCTAAGTATTACTGAACTTACtacattaatgaataatactcCACTGGCTGATCCTGACCGACAAATGGATGCTGATCAAATCTTAGATTCTGAAAAACCCATGGATTTGGATTCAGTATTACCTGGCAGTCCTGCGAATAGCCCAAGTTCACCTCAAGGGTCATCACTTGATTCCATGCGTGCCAATGTCAGTCCAGATTACATGGATGTCGGGACAGATAGTGCAAATGAAAATCAG gaGCGTAACAATCCTACACCAAATGTTAGTGATAACAACAGTGATGGACTATTTGATGATTCAAAAAGTGAAGAAGATGTAGAGGATGAAGAAGAAGGCGAATTTTCTCAAGAATGTCCTCAAGCTACATTGCAACCTCAACCAAAATGTAAAGATAGCGAGTGTTCAGTGTTGACTTGTCTTAATCAATTTACTGCCTCTGAAATAATGACcggtaataataaagtttcatGTGAGCGGTGTACTGAACAACACAAAAAAA AAACAAATGAAGATAAGACAATTTATCGCCAAAGTACTAAACAAATGTTAATTAGTTCCCCTCcagctattttaatattacatttaaaacggTTTCAAATGTGTTATTCAACTACACGTAAAATGACAAGAGATGTATCATTTCAATGGGTTTTGGATATTGCTCCTTACTGCTCTGTTAAATGTCAA aacaaGTTAAGCCAAGGTCAAAACCGAATATTATACTCGCTGTATGGTGTAGTGGAACATAATGGATTTTTGCATAGTGGTCATTATCTTTCATACGTAAAA gttaGAGATCCAGTTAAAGATGATAGCTATCGACACTCATTTTTAGAAGGCAGTAAAACTAAACCACCAAAAGTTATTGATGGCAATGATGATCCTTCACATTTAGCTCCAAGTGGTACCTGGTATTGTGTTAGTGATAGTATGGTTAGACAAGTAACACCAAATGTTGTTCAAAACTGTCAAGCTTACTTATTGTTTTACGaacgaattttataa
- the LOC113561060 gene encoding DNA-directed primase/polymerase protein-like, with translation MSGLTTEVFYGSSKRSSFHLIPSTSSSKKVRREPCHLINVKRLLGPPIGWKNFPRQQEALDYAKTKSNGCMSFTYEQSNGQRYFMVAHPETFWYYDSRKPQNERHTYEIIPENNPCKLYFDLEFNRNENPESDGIKMLETFVKIVIMFIKQKFNIICKEEDILDLDSSTAEKFSHHLIFQTLIFSNNCQAGYFVHFICCEINKFLSEDHCLEDNGCFYSGITTKDLINLKIEKGLFCDESVYSRNRHFRLFKSSKLKKNVPLVLSNTNKYKLPEIAHCEDCFDKQIFLKSLITFGCDDNVLLNFTNIDSQIVPKLYGDHAHFDYKNQNTCQSSYTSSPFPRIDKFISDLVFPGKIFKNHYFPSVNKLVYSIVKNRYCGNIKRQHKNNNVKYIVDLNEMYWYQKCYDPDCEQYRSDGTKLPNEICFEYANHIVDDLSDSQLFEVAEVAEAVQL, from the coding sequence ATGTCGGGTTTAACTACCGAAGTGTTTTATGGTTCTTCTAAACGTAGTTCGTTTCATTTAATACCATCAACATCTTCATCCAAAAAGGTAAGACGTGAACCATGCCATTTAATTAATGTCAAACGGTTGCTGGGACCTCCAATTGGCTGGAAAAATTTTCCTAGGCAACAAGAAGCACTAGATTATGCAAAAACTAAATCAAATGGTTGTATGTCTTTCACATATGAACAAAGTAATGGTCAACGATATTTTATGGTTGCTCATCCTGAAACGTTTTGGTACTATGATTCTCGTAAACCACAAAATGAAAGACACACGTATGAGATCATACCAGAAAATAACCcatgcaaattatattttgatttagaatttaatcGCAATGAAAATCCAGAATCCGatggaataaaaatgttagaaacctttgttaaaattgttattatgtttatcaaacaaaaatttaatattatatgtaaagaaGAAGACATTCTTGACTTAGATTCATCAACAGCTGAAAAATTTAGTCATcacttaatttttcaaactttgATATTCTCTAATAACTGTCAAGCTggttattttgttcattttatatgctgtgaaattaataaatttttgtcTGAGGATCACTGTCTAGAAGATAATGGATGCTTTTACAGTGGTATAACTACTAAAgatcttattaatttaaaaattgaaaaaggtTTATTTTGTGACGAAAGTGTATATTCAAGAAATAgacattttagattatttaagtcatcaaaattgaaaaaaaatgttccatTAGTCCTAAGCAATACTAACAAGTATAAACTTCCAGAAATAGCTCATTGCGAGGATTGTTTtgacaaacaaatatttttaaagtctcTCATAACATTTGGTTGTGatgataatgtattattgaatttcaCAAATATTGATAGTCAAATTGTTCCTAAATTATATGGTGATCATGcacattttgattataaaaatcaaaatacatgTCAATCAAGTTATACAAGTTCACCTTTTCCACGAATTGATAAGTTTATATCCGATCTCGTGTTCCCAggaaaaatctttaaaaatcattattttcctTCAGTTAACAAATTAGTTTACAGTATTGTGAAGAACCGTTATTGTGGAAACATTAAACGACaacacaaaaacaataatgtcaAGTACATAGTTGATTTGAATGAAATGTATTggtatcaaaaatgttatgatccCGACTGTGAACAGTACCGATCAGATGGCACTAAGTTGCCCaatgaaatttgttttgagTATGCTAATCATATAGTCGATGATTTATCTGACAGCCAATTATTTGAAGTTGCAGAAGTTGCAGAAGctgttcaattataa
- the LOC113561061 gene encoding vesicle transport through interaction with t-SNAREs homolog 1B — protein sequence MEVLEENRKVLLRTNDRLTSIKSIAVETEEIGSAIVQELGEQRQTLSGTRNRLEDIDSSRQTSHRYVSAINRHVLQDKLMLILIIIIEACSLVGLVYIKFIKK from the coding sequence ATGGAAGTCCTCGAAGAAAATCGTAAAGTCTTGTTACGCACTAATGACCGTTTGACTAGTATAAAATCTATTGCAGTAGAAACTGAAGAAATTGGTTCTGCAATTGTTCAAGAATTAGGAGAACAAAGACAGACACTCAGTGGTACACGCAATCGATTAGAAGACATTGACAGTTCCAGGCAAACTTCTCACCGTTATGTCTCTGCTATAAACAGACATGTTCTCCAAGATAAACTTATGCTCatactcattattataattgaagcTTGCTCTTTAGTTGGACTTGTctacataaaatttataaaaaaataa